TTACTAACGTTTCCTCATGTAAAACAGCTAACATAAATGGTAAACCTATCATTTCTCCTATAACACCATACATAATTAACTTTCTTTTACTAATTTTATCTGCAGCTCTGCCAAAACCAATGAAAGAAAACGCTAAAAAGATATTAGACACTAGCATAAGCAAACCAACTAAATACTTGCTTATTCCCACAGCTTCTAAGAACTCTGGATATACAGCAAAAATTGAGTAATAAGAGAAAAACATGCCTGCAATAACTATTGTACTTCTTATTAATATTGAGGCATATTCAGAAACCTTAACTTTTGGAGTGTTTACGTTTTTGAACATTTTAACATCACTAACTTTCAAAAGTATGTAGGGAACAAGGAATATTGGAATTGATCCAGTAAGTAAAAAGAGTCTCCAATTTTCTGATAAGAAAATGTAAGCTATTCCAGTTAAGGCGTAACCTAACCCATAACCTGCTTGAACTATTCCGTTAACTAATCCTCTCATGGATGTTGGCGCATTCTCATATGCTATAACTGTACCAGCAGTCCATTGCGCACCCATAAATAGACCTTGTAAGCTTCTTGCTATAAGTAAAACAGCAATGTTTGGTGATAGTGCTAATAGAGCTTGCGATAATGCATATCCAGCAGTTCCAATATTTAGGACAATCTTCCTGCCTTTGAGATCAGCTAATTTGCCAAAGGTATATCCGCCAATTACTCTAAAGATTAAACCTAAACCAAAAAGAAGAGTACCCACAACAGTTGGAGCATTGAAGCACTTATATAGTTCTTCATAAACATACGTAACAATAAGTAAATCATATATATTTCCAGCCCAGGCTAAAGTTGAGGCTATGGTAGAGTGAATCCATTTATCCATAGATTAAAAATAATATTTAGATTTAAACTCTCTTCTCATCAAAATTAAAACAAAAATTTAAACATTTTACTTAGAAAATGGTAATTATAATGTCAAATTGAATGAGTTAAATTATCTATCCTTCCTCCGTCGGCAACAATTACTTGCCCAGTGATATATCTTGCTTTATCGCTTGCTAGAAATACTACAATATTAGCTATGTCTTCAGGCTTTCCAGTAGTATGCAACATAGTCTTATTTCTAAAGATTTCCCTTAGCTTCTCTTTTTCTTCTTCACTTTTACCTCCTAATGTCATATCAGTCTCTATCCATCCTGGTGCTACAGCATTTACTCTTATTCCATATTTGCCTAATTCAAATGCTAATCTTCTTGTAAGAATTATAATTCCAGCCTTTGTTATTGCATAAAAAGTAGTCCCTTCAGCAGCTGTACCTATCCCAGCATTGCTTGCAATATTTATTATAGACGCTGATTTTGACTTTTTAAGCATTGGAAGAAACTCATAAGTTACATAAATTGTTCCATTTAAATTGACTTTAAGCATTCTTTCGTATTTCTCCTCATCAAACTGTTCAAATGGCATTAAATACCATATTCCTGCGTTATTAACAAGAACATCAAGTTGAGGAAAAACTTTTGAGATTATTTCCTTTGCTTTTATCACCTGATTTCTATCTCCAACATCACATTTTACAGTTACTACACCCTTACTTTCCAATTCTTTTGCCCTATCTTCAGCACCATGATAAAGAACTGCAACTTTATATCCTTCTTTAATTAATGCCTCAGTTATAGCTCTTCCGATGCCTCTTGTTCCTCCGGTAACTAAAGCATACATAAAAGTTCGTTCACAAACAAAAAATATAACGTGATCGTATAGGAAATTTTATAAAAGTGAGATAATAGTTAGGTGATAAATGAAGGTTATAAAATATAACGTCAAGGTCAAGCTTGAGACAAAAGATCCAAAGAAGGAGCTTAATAAAGTTGGAGGAATTCTTATAGGAAGATTTACTAAAGATGAGAAGAAGTTTAAAGATCAATTAAATAGTATACTTCAAGGTAAAAGTAAAGTAATTGAACTTGATGGAATAAAAGCCAGTTTATCAGACTCTTCAATAGAAGTTGAAGGTATAAAATTTAGGAAATTAATAAATGTTAGAAAGTTCATTAATGAAATAGCAGAAAAATATGAAGCAAAATGCGGACAATTAAATAAATCAGAAAATTTAATGACAAAACAATGTGAAGGAGAAAATGTAAAAGTATACTTTGAAATAAAGCCAGAGAAAATTAAGCCTCAAAAGAAAGAAGAAAGTAAGAAAGAGGAAGAACAACAAAAGAACAAAACTGAAAGCAAATCTTAAATTTAGTTTTTACATATCTTCTCTATGCCTCATATAGGTGGAATTTTAGGAATAATCATAGGATTTATAATAGGATGGATAATAGCTTCAATTCCAGTCTGGTTAGCATCAAAAATAGTTAGTAGACACTCCTCCTTTGGGAGAGCAATGTTAGCCACGTTAGCTGGTTATATAGTATTTATAATAGTAGTAGGCATATTTACCGGAATAAGTGCTCTCCTAGGAAGGCCAATAATTGGGATTTTCGGAATTATAATAGCCTTCATAGCTCTTCTTGGAGTATTTAAGATATTATTTGAAACAGGTTGGGGAGGAGCATTTCTAATTGCCATCCTTTCAATAATTATAGCTTTTGTGATAGCCTTCATTCTAGGTTTAATAGGAATCTCAATACTTTCATTACATGGAGTTCCAATATGAGAAAGGTTATAGACTCATTAACTTATTATGGTATAAAACTTTACAGTTATGTTAAAGAATTAAGATTGAGTTATGAAAATTTTGAAATAGAAAAGATTGTGCTTAACCCACTTTATAAGTACTCATGCCAATGTTGTGTAGATGGTTTTTATCAGCAATATTTATGGAGTAAGGGAAGGGATTATGTAATTAGACTTGGTATATACAATCCTAAATGCAGAGTTCCACCTGAAATTGAACTAGGTAGACAATATGATCATGAGATAAGAGGAATTGTTTTACATCCAAACCATCACGGTTTTTCTCTTCTAGATAAAAAATTAGAGTACGTATACGAATTTGCTGAATACCATGATTTACCTTTAGTTATTCATTCGCCAAATGAGAGAGAAATAAAGAAAGTGTTAGAATATAAAGTAACTATAATCGTTGTTTCTTCGTCAAATAATTTTTCACTTAGTATCCCAAACGTATATTACATTAAAGATAAACCACTCAACGAAAGAGATATTTACGGTAGTGGAAGTCCTTATAACAACAAAGATTTGATAGAAAGCTTAAAAGAAAATTCAAGTTTTTACAATGAGAGAAGTTTTTATTATTTAGCAAAAGAATTATTTGACAAGAACTAAAGGAAGTTTGCCTACTTTAACCTTGCCTTTCACCTTTTTATTAGTTATAACATCAGTGTACTCATCTTCAATTGTAACTTCAAAATCTCTATTCAATGTTTTTACAATCACTAAAACCTTGTCTCCCCTCATAAATCCACATAAACCTTTAGATAGTTTCAATGGCTTATATTCTCCCTTAATAAATAAATCACCGAAGTCTCTCCTTAAAGAAAGCAAAACCTTTGTTACGTATGCCTTTATTTTTCCATTTTCAAATAATTTATCGTCAAATTTTTCTGGAATCTCTCCAAAAGTCACTGGCCTTCTATTATCTGGATCTGTCAACAGATATCTAAAGTTCTCTAAACCTTGATAAAAGTCAGCTACCCCTGGAGACATTACTTTTAAAGTTAATAGGGAAAGTGACTTTACCTTTCCCATGTCGTCAATTTTATTTTCAAATTCTAAGAAACTTTCTTTAAATTTCTGATTCTCAAACATTTTATCTATTAAACTTGTTATCTTATTTTCATAGTCTTTATTTGGGTTTATCCAATCAGTGTTAACTTTAGCCTCTCTTAATGCCTTTATCATATGTGCCTTTAATCTTTCTTTGTACTCCTCATTAAATCCTTCGAAACTACCTACTATAGTCTGATACAGCCTATACTCATCATTTTTATCAATATTAGGATTAAGTATACTATGCCACTCGTTTACTTTTTTACTCCACTCATCCGGGATCTCTGAAATAGCACTAATTCTCATTCTCACGTCTTCACTAAATTTCGTGTCATGAGTAGAAGTAGCATTAAACGATAAAGTACCGATTCTGTTGATGTTAAATTCATGAAACTTCTCACAAGGAATTGAATAATAATGAAGATCACTTCCAACCTCATTTAACGAGATTAATCTAGAATAAATAAACAAAACTGTGTCCTCATATGATTTAGCGAATACTGCAGGCATATATTGCTGTAACTTCATGAAAGCCTTAATATTATTCTTCATTTTTTCATATATAGTTTGATTGCAATTCTTTACTATTATTTCATCTCTCCTGTCCTTTTCTGTGATATATGTTCTATAAACTTTCAAACATGAGAGAAATTCTTTTAGTTCCTCATAACTTACGTTTAACATTTTAGCTAATCTTTCTATGTCATGTTTAAACATTATATCAATAATTTTTTTCTTTGTTTCTATAATTAATTTATCTAAGTCAATTTTTATTATTTCCTCGTATATCTTGCTCATTTTTTCTTCGTTAGCTGTGAATAATAAGTTGGAATAATTTAGAAAATCATATCCAGTAGTCCCTTCAATGAAGTCCCACCTTAGCTTCTCGCCAATCGAAAGTATCTTTTCAACAAAAATCAGCTTCCCTTTTGATTTAGCTTTTAGTTTCCTTAAATATCCCTCTGGGTCAAATAGCCCATCTATATGATCTACCCTATAAGCATCAACATTAAATGACAAGATTTTTGAGTGTGACTCATCAAAAACCCAATCCACTTCTTGCCTTACGGCTATGAGTTCATTAACTGCGAAAAACCTCCTATAACTAGGATACTCTTTCCAATCGACAAGTTCATAATACTGGTTTTGTAAAAGTGTATTGATATCGTTTAAATATCTCTTACTTTCATCATTAATAGGAAAAAGATTCCCGTAATAATCTATGAAAGGTTCACCATTAACATAAGTAATTTTGAAATTCTTATCACCTAAAATTGGAATCCTTATTTTCCCTTCCTCTTCATAAAAATCAAAATACTCATAATAACGACTTTTCTTTCCATTCTTTAATACATCCATTAACCTCCAATTAGTATGATGAACAGCCATATGGTTTGGGACAATATCTTGAATTATCCCTAAGCCTTTTCTTTTTGCTTCTTCAATAAGTTTTACATATTCTTCTTCTCCCCCTAACTCATCATTTATAACACTATGATCAACAACATCATAATCATGTGTGCTTCCTGGTCTAGCCTTTAAGACTGGAGATAAATAAAGATGAGTAATTCCAAGTTTTACAAAGTAATCAAGTTTTTCTCTTATATCTCTAAATTTCATTGGCTGTAATCTATAAGTGGAAAGTAATTGCATTTAATACTCAATCCTCCTATAAACTAATGCTGTTCTTCCCTCAATTTCTAATTCCTTTCCTCCTTCTACAATTTTTTCATCATCTCTAATATCCCGTAGGTAAGAAGATACAACTAAACTCCATTTACCATGAGGAAACTTGAACTTAACATTATTCGGAGAACCATTTAGTATTATAAGAAAAGTATCATCTGCTATTCTCTCTCCTTTCTCATTTATTTCATCCATTACGCTTCCTTCAAGAATATATGCAATGAAATTTGTTGGTGATTTCCATGTTTGTTCGTCAACCTCATTACCGTCAGGTTTAAGGAAAGTTACATCCTTTAAAGGCATTCCATGAAGCTTTTTGCCTTGAAAATATCTAGCTCTCCTAAATATTGGATGTGCCCTATAAAAGTATATCATGTTTCTTACAAAATCATGAAATTTTAACTTCCTTTCATCTAAATTCCAGTTAAACCAACTTATTTCATTATCTTGACAGAAAGCGTTATTATTTCCTTTTTGAGTTCTACTTATCTCATCTCCTCCTAAAATCATTGGTGTACCTTGACTTACAAATAAAGTAATTATGAAATTTCTCTTTTGTTTTTCTCTGCAAAATACCACATTATTGTCATTTGTATCTCCTTCAGCACCGCAGTTCCAGCTATAATTTTCATTCATTCCATCTTCATTATTAAGTCCATTAGCTTCATTATGTTTCTGATTATAACTTACTAAATCCTCTAAAGTAAATCCGTCATGGGAAGTTATATAGTTTATACTTGCAAAAGGTGTCTTGTTGTTTCCAGCGTATAGATCTGGAGAACCCATAAGCCTATTTGCTAACTCTTCATAGGGAATTGCCTCACCTCTCCAAAACCTTCTTATAATATCTCTATACTTACCGTTCCATTCAGCCCATTGATAAGGAAAATTACCAACTTGATAACCTCCTGGTCCAACATCCCATGGTTCAGCAATTAATTTTACTTGAGAAAGAACAGGGTCTTGTTGAATAGCTACGAAGAAAGTTGACAACATATTAACACTATATAACTGTCTAGCTAATGCTGCTGCTAAATCAAATCTAAAACCATCAACATGCATTTGTAATACCCAATATCGTAAACTATCTAGCACCATTTGCAAAACTCTAGGATGACTTAAGTTCAATGTATTTCCCGTACCAGTAAAATCTAGATAATATCTCTTATTCTTAGGATCTAGCATATAGTAAGCTAAATTATCAATACCTTTAAAAGAAATAGTTGGACCTAAATGGTTTCCTTCAGCAGTGTGATTATAAACTACATCAATTATTACTTCAATTCCAGCATTATGCAACTCATTTACCATTTCTTTAAACTCTTTCACCTGCTCTCCAAGACAGCCGGAAGAGGAATACCTACACTCTGGTGAAAAATAATTTATTGGATTATAACCCCAGTAATTTCTTAACCCTTTCTCAACAAGAAATCTTTCATCGACAAAGTGATGCACAGGCATTACCTCAACAGTGGTAATGCCTAAATCTTTTAAGTATTCGATCATTTGCTTTGACGCTAGACCTTTGTATGTACCTCTTATATTTTCCGGCAGATCCATTCTTAGCTTAGTAAAACCCTTAACATGGACTTCATAAATAACCATATCCTTCAGCGAGATTTTTTTCCTTCTAAAGAAGTGATCATCATCCCAATCAAAATTTGGATCAATAACAACACTCTTTGGAACAAACTCGTCATCTGGTCTTTCATCAAAGGATAAGTCTTGATTTTGATCACCTATCTTATATCCAAATACTGCATCATTCCAAACTACATTACCATTTATAGCCTTAGCGTAAGGATCTATCAGTACTTTGTTAGGATTAAATCTTAATCCCTCTTCTGGTTTGTATGGACCATAAACTCTGTAAGCATAAAGTTGACCAGGCATAATACCGGGTACAAAAACATGCCATATATCTCCAGTTCTTTGTTTTACTTCTATAACCTCTTTTGGATACTTTTGATTAGTCTGTGAATATAGTAATAGTTCAACTTTTGTTGCATTTTCAGAGAATAATGAAAAGTTAACCCCGTCTTCATCTTCAATCCATGTTGCACCCAAAGGGTAAGGTTCTCCAGGTCTTAAAGGTATGTCCTTATATATAAACATACTGAAACTTTAGATAAAGGAATATTTAACGTTATATTAAATAAACCCCAACGCCTTTATTTACAGTTATTTTTTGACCTTTTCCTACTTTTGCAGGAAAATTAGTTGTTGAAAGAATAAGATTTCCTTTAGCTGGTGAAACTAACTCCGTGTTTGCAAAGGAAACTAAAAGCATTATTTTCTCCATAACTATTGATAACCAGTTTTCCCCTTTATTCACTTTTACATTCCTAGAACACTTATTACCAAACTCCTTCCTTATATTAATTAATTTCTTATAATATTCTAATATTTCAATATCTATATTCCAACTCAACTTACTCTTTTCAAAAGCTTCATCAGATTGAGGATCTATAGTTTGCCCATTCTCCCTAAGTCTTCCTTCTCTTACTCCTTTTATTAAAGTCGGGTCAGAAAAATCTGAAAAGAAAAGAAAAGGGTTCTTTTCATAATACTCTTCACCCATAAAAATCATGGGAATGAAGGGTGATAAAATATATAGAGCTGAGGCAATTTTATAACTTTCCTTGTCTACTAACAATGAAATCCTTTCTCCGTTTCCTCTGTTTCCAACTTGATCATGATTTTGAATATAAACTACAAATTTACAAGCATCTAAGTTTCCCACTGGCATACCATGAGTCTTTTTCCTAAAATTAGAATATTTACCATCATAGACAAAAACATCCGTATATGCTTTCACTATATCATCAAGACTTCCGTAATCACTATAATATCCATTCTTTTCTCCAGTTATATAGGCATGAATTGAGTGGTGAAAATCATCAACCCATTGCGCATCAATATTATATCCACACTCCTTCCTAATGATTTTAGGATCATTAAGATCGCTTTCAGCTATTACAAACTTTCCTAAACTATGGGCTATTTCACTAATTTCCTCTAGTATATGCTTTGGAGAGAAATCATATATTGCATGAACAGCATCCAGTCTTAGGCCATCTACGTGAAAAATCTCTAGCCAGAATCTGACATTTTCTAGTACAAATTTCCTAACTTCATCACTATAAGCGTCATCAAAATTAAACGTCAAACCCCATGGTGTTTTATATCTTGAGGAAAAATAAGGGCCTAATATTGTCATATAATTTCCTTCTGGACCTACATGGTTGTAAACTACATCTAAAATTACAGATAGTCCTCTCTTATGAGCTTCATCAGTAAATTTCATGAACGCATAAGGGCCTCCGTAAGAGTTTTGGACAGCATATAAGTAAACTCCATCATATCCCCAGTCCTTTTTGCCCGGGAATTGAAAAACTGGCATAACTTCTACTGCTGTTACTCCTAAATCAACTAAATAATCAAATTTTTCTATAGCAGAATAAAAAGTTCCTTCTTTTGTAAAAGTTCCAACATGAATCTCATAAATAATCAAATTTTTAGGGTCAATCTTTACGTCTTTACTATCCCAATTATACTGCAGAGAAACTAATTGAGATTTTCCATGAACGCCTTCTGGCTGATATCTCGATGCTGGATCTGGAATTTCTCCTTTGTTGGTAAGAAAGGAATATTTGTCTCCTTCTTTAGCTTTAACTGTAGCAGTAAAGTAACCTTTTTCGTCTTTTTCCATTTTATATTTGTTACCATTTATCAAAAGGAACACTTCTGACTGATAAGGAGCCCAAAGAGTAAACTCTACTTCTTCATTATCCAAAAATTTAGGTCCGAACATAAAATAAAGTATGAAACATAAAATATAATTCTATATACGAGAGAGGAGCTAAAAACCATGCTGAAATTATTTGAGAAAAAGTGTGTGCTTTTAATTTATATCTAGATATCGAAATAAGTACACCAAAGAGATAAAGAGGGATATAATAAATGCCTAGAATAAAGACAAGTAAAGTTATTCCACCAACAGTAGTACTTACATGGACGCTAATTTTAAACTTCAGTGTTATCAGTAGAATTATTATAGTATTTATAATGTAAATTAGAAGAATTTTAAACAAAACATCCTCTTTTACTAAAATTAGTCCAATTATGTATGAAAATATTGAAAGAGAAATGGGAATAAACCTCTCCTCTTTTCTGCTAACATAAATGTCAGTAACCTTTTTTGCTTTTACCATAAAAAATACAATAAGAAAGGGAATTATTGAATAAAAAATTGTAATTATCAGAAGAGAATAATATTCTAAGTGCAAGAAAGTTACTGTAATAGAAAACACGATAAAAGTTACTACTGAAGGATGAAATAAAGCTGATAGAACTTCATGTAGTTTTTTCAATTCTCTCCCTTCAGATAATTTTCAACTAAGCTAATAAAATATGGGTAATTGTATTTCTCTTCTTGATTAATTAAGGATAATTTATCTTTTCCATACATTCTTTCTCTCTTTATAGTGGCATAGACTTTACCATTGATTTCTAAGTCTATATCAGCAAAATATCTTAAACAATAAATTAATTCCTCAACACTTCCTTTACCATTCCTAAGTTCTTTTAATAATACAGTTTTAATCTTTTGATGAGCAGAGTTATAAACACCTTGATCACAAGTTAGTAAAATCACATTTGGATAATGTCCTTTTAAATCCATTGCCTCTTTAATTAATTTAATATCAGATCCTAGTTTTTTATTAACATACCCTGCTGGAATTGTATTATGGATTTTCTTAAAACTATCCATTCCTAGATTACCTATATATAACTTTTTATCATTTTTCTGAGTAGTATTAAGCATATTTTCTAGCTCAGAATAAGTTGATGAAGAAAAAAGAATTTGATTCCCATTCTTTATGAGATTACTCAATCGATTACCTAGATTAATATAAACGTTTACATCTGCTATAAAGTAATTATCTTTATCACTTGCTAGTCTTTTTATATTATCTTCTGCCTCATATACAAAAAAGCCAGACCTAACTAAGCATGTCTTATATTCATTAGCAAGTTGAGAAATCTCCGAAAGTTTATTCCCATCGTAAGTTAAGGAAATGCTTCCTTCTTCACTTTTTAAATTTAAAACAATTTCATTACCTAAAAGCAAGTAAAGATTTAGAAGAGCCCTTATCCCTTCTCTTCCTAATTCCACATTTTTATTACCACCTTTGATGGTTTGCGGAGGATCATAAGAAATCAAGGAACTATTCCTAAGATCATAAATTCTCACATCAGTAAAAGGAGCATAACCAAATATCCTATATCCTTCCTCCTCTTTCTCTAGATAAATATACCTAATTTCATGAGCATTTGAATAAGTATATACAGCTAAAGCCATATATTTTCTTCCTGGCGTAATATCAGCAACATCTATTTTTAAGTCCTTCAACTTATTTCTCCATTCTTCTATTCCTCTACCCATAATCTTTTCTGTTACTTTAGCATTTATCCCTAAAACTTTCAGTATCTCTGCAATTTTACTGTAATCCCTTTTTGATTGTTCTTCGGCTAATATCACAATTTCATCTGGTTTAAGTCCAGTAAAGACTTCAGTTAAAATAGCATTAGTAGTTGTCACAAGCTTATTAGAGCCTAAGGTAGCTAATATCATATATATTAAACAATACTTCAAAATATAAAACATAATGAAGTTTGAATACGCTGAAGATGTTAGAAAATTAGCCGAAATAATAAATGAAAAATTTAATTTAGGATTAGATTTAACCAAAGTGATATTTATAAGAAGTCAAGGATCAAAAACTAGAGCAATCGCCAGAACCTTAATGCTACCTTCACAATGGAGATTTGTCTTATCTCCAAACATACTTTACATAATTGAAGTAATTTCAGAAAAATATGATAAATTGTCTTGTGAAGAAAAGGCTTACGTCACCCTTCACGAACTAACACACATACCAAGAACTATGAAAGGAGGATTAAGAAACCATTCGCACTCTCAATTCAAAAAGTTGAAGAAGCCACCTTATAAAGAGCTAAAAGAAATATGCAAACATATTTAATTTTCTAACTGAAAATGAAAAACAATGGTCTCATTAGAAGAATTAAAGGCTATTTTTAAACCAAAATTAAGACCAATAATTTGGAAAGAAGATACTTTAACCCTTTTAGATCAATCAGCCTTACCATTTCAAACAGTCTATATAGACGTTAAAACTCCAGAAGAAGTAGCTAGAGCAATAAAACTAATGCAAGTCAGAGGAGCACCAGCCATAGGAATAACAGCTGGATATGGAATGGTCTTAGCATTAACATCTTCAAAACCATCAACACTTAATGAAGCTATAGAAACTTTAGTAAAAGCAAAACAAATAATGGATCAAGCTAGACCTACTGCAGTAAATTTAAGCTGGGCAACATCAAGAATGTTAAACTTTGCAAAAAAGAAAATTGATGAGGGCGAAGCAAAAAACGTGAATGAGCTTATTCAGTTGATGAAGGAAGAGGCTAACAGAATATTTGAGGAAGAATTGGATGCTGAACTTAAAATAGGTATGTATGGTTTAGAAAAAATAAACGAAGGAGATACTATATTAACTCAATGTAATGCTGGTGGTTTAGCTACTGGGACTGGTTTAGGTACAGCATTGGCTCCAGTAAAATTAGCTCATTATTTAGGAATGAAAGTTTCAGTAATTGCACCAGAGACAAGACCTTGGTTACAAGGCAGTAGATTGACTGTTTATGAGTTAATGGCAGAAGGCATACCAGTTACTCTAATTACAGACACTGCAGTTGGATTAGTTATGTATAAAAACATGGTGAATAGCGTTATGGTTGGTGCTGATAGAATATTAAAAGATGGACACGTGTTTAACAAAATAGGCACATTTAAGGAGGCTGTAATTGCACATGAACTTGGAATACCATTCTATGCTTTAGCTCCTTCATCTTCTTTTGATTTAAAGAGTAAGGCTGATGAAATTAAGATTGAGGAAAGAGATCCTAATGAAGTGAGAACTATAAGAGGCATTCCAACAGCACCAGAAAACGTAAAAGTATATAATCCCGTATTTGACGTAACTCCACCAAAGTATGTTACTGCATTAATAACGGAGAAAGGAGTCATCTACCCACCATTCGAAAAGAACGTGCCTAAAGTACTTGGTCTATAATTTTTATGCCTCTGCTCAATCTTGATTATATGGTAAAACTTATAGCTACACTAGGCACTAGTCCTGGAGGCGTATTTGAGACCTACACAAACTTAATCAACGGGAACTATGAAAGTGATAATCCAAGTAAAGTTGAAATAGATACAATCTATCTAATAAGAACTTTAGATAAAGACGTTGAATTTGCCTTTAAATTAGTAAAAGCATTATTCATTTGTCAAAAGATTCCCTCAGAAGTTGTAGAAATTAAGATAAATATCTCTGACATAACTAATAAGCAAGAGTATGAACAGTTCAAGTCTCAGATATTTCAAAAAATAGGTAAAGGAGATTTTGTTGATTTTACAGGTGGAAGAAAAGCTATGTCGGTAGCTGCAGCAATTCAAGCTCTAAAAAGAGATGCTTATCTAGTTACTACAATTATTCCACAGTCAGAATACAACAGAATTCAAAATAAATTGAAAGAGCTAAAAAATAAAGAGAATGAAATAAATGATATATTAGCAAATAAAAACCTTAGTTTATGCCCTGAATTAAACGAGCTAATAGTTCATGGAGCAAGAACAATACTACTCAGCTAATGCTACTGGAGTTACTTTTATTGTACCTTTATTCTTGCCTCTGATAATTTTAATCTCTATCTCACTTATTCCAGCTTCATCAATTCCAGCAACCAAATCTAACTGAGATTCTACTTTTTTGCCATTTACTTCAGTAATTATATCGCCTCTCCTAACTCCGGCTTCAAAAGCAGGACTATCTTCATCTACAGCAACTACTAAAACCCCAGTATCTGAAGGTAAATTGAAATATGTACTTATTGCCTTATTTAATTTTAAAACCCTTATACCAAGGTAAGGCCTAATATATTTTCCATTATTTTTCTCAATATTTTTTAAAAAACTAATAACTAATTTTGAAGGAATTGCAAATCCTATTCCTTGCGCATAAGGTATCATAGCAGTAACAACCCCTACAACTTCTCCTTTAGTATTTACTAAAGGACCACCACTATTTCCCGGATTTACTGCAGCATCAGTCTGCAAAACATATAAAGGATTTCCTAAAGGGGATTGAATAGTCCTATCTACACTACTTATAATCCCTAAAGTC
The nucleotide sequence above comes from Sulfurisphaera javensis. Encoded proteins:
- a CDS encoding MFS transporter, with the translated sequence MDKWIHSTIASTLAWAGNIYDLLIVTYVYEELYKCFNAPTVVGTLLFGLGLIFRVIGGYTFGKLADLKGRKIVLNIGTAGYALSQALLALSPNIAVLLIARSLQGLFMGAQWTAGTVIAYENAPTSMRGLVNGIVQAGYGLGYALTGIAYIFLSENWRLFLLTGSIPIFLVPYILLKVSDVKMFKNVNTPKVKVSEYASILIRSTIVIAGMFFSYYSIFAVYPEFLEAVGISKYLVGLLMLVSNIFLAFSFIGFGRAADKISKRKLIMYGVIGEMIGLPFMLAVLHEETLVTFGLMLYTIATGFWPLAPLLIVESVPMEVRGVLTGLTYNLGSIIGGIGSIIMGELVDLYGITSAGKWGLILGYFSLSIVFLTLATWKSGASKVK
- a CDS encoding SDR family oxidoreductase; the protein is MYALVTGGTRGIGRAITEALIKEGYKVAVLYHGAEDRAKELESKGVVTVKCDVGDRNQVIKAKEIISKVFPQLDVLVNNAGIWYLMPFEQFDEEKYERMLKVNLNGTIYVTYEFLPMLKKSKSASIINIASNAGIGTAAEGTTFYAITKAGIIILTRRLAFELGKYGIRVNAVAPGWIETDMTLGGKSEEEKEKLREIFRNKTMLHTTGKPEDIANIVVFLASDKARYITGQVIVADGGRIDNLTHSI
- a CDS encoding malto-oligosyltrehalose synthase, encoding MQLLSTYRLQPMKFRDIREKLDYFVKLGITHLYLSPVLKARPGSTHDYDVVDHSVINDELGGEEEYVKLIEEAKRKGLGIIQDIVPNHMAVHHTNWRLMDVLKNGKKSRYYEYFDFYEEEGKIRIPILGDKNFKITYVNGEPFIDYYGNLFPINDESKRYLNDINTLLQNQYYELVDWKEYPSYRRFFAVNELIAVRQEVDWVFDESHSKILSFNVDAYRVDHIDGLFDPEGYLRKLKAKSKGKLIFVEKILSIGEKLRWDFIEGTTGYDFLNYSNLLFTANEEKMSKIYEEIIKIDLDKLIIETKKKIIDIMFKHDIERLAKMLNVSYEELKEFLSCLKVYRTYITEKDRRDEIIVKNCNQTIYEKMKNNIKAFMKLQQYMPAVFAKSYEDTVLFIYSRLISLNEVGSDLHYYSIPCEKFHEFNINRIGTLSFNATSTHDTKFSEDVRMRISAISEIPDEWSKKVNEWHSILNPNIDKNDEYRLYQTIVGSFEGFNEEYKERLKAHMIKALREAKVNTDWINPNKDYENKITSLIDKMFENQKFKESFLEFENKIDDMGKVKSLSLLTLKVMSPGVADFYQGLENFRYLLTDPDNRRPVTFGEIPEKFDDKLFENGKIKAYVTKVLLSLRRDFGDLFIKGEYKPLKLSKGLCGFMRGDKVLVIVKTLNRDFEVTIEDEYTDVITNKKVKGKVKVGKLPLVLVK
- the glgX gene encoding glycogen debranching protein GlgX; its protein translation is MFIYKDIPLRPGEPYPLGATWIEDEDGVNFSLFSENATKVELLLYSQTNQKYPKEVIEVKQRTGDIWHVFVPGIMPGQLYAYRVYGPYKPEEGLRFNPNKVLIDPYAKAINGNVVWNDAVFGYKIGDQNQDLSFDERPDDEFVPKSVVIDPNFDWDDDHFFRRKKISLKDMVIYEVHVKGFTKLRMDLPENIRGTYKGLASKQMIEYLKDLGITTVEVMPVHHFVDERFLVEKGLRNYWGYNPINYFSPECRYSSSGCLGEQVKEFKEMVNELHNAGIEVIIDVVYNHTAEGNHLGPTISFKGIDNLAYYMLDPKNKRYYLDFTGTGNTLNLSHPRVLQMVLDSLRYWVLQMHVDGFRFDLAAALARQLYSVNMLSTFFVAIQQDPVLSQVKLIAEPWDVGPGGYQVGNFPYQWAEWNGKYRDIIRRFWRGEAIPYEELANRLMGSPDLYAGNNKTPFASINYITSHDGFTLEDLVSYNQKHNEANGLNNEDGMNENYSWNCGAEGDTNDNNVVFCREKQKRNFIITLFVSQGTPMILGGDEISRTQKGNNNAFCQDNEISWFNWNLDERKLKFHDFVRNMIYFYRAHPIFRRARYFQGKKLHGMPLKDVTFLKPDGNEVDEQTWKSPTNFIAYILEGSVMDEINEKGERIADDTFLIILNGSPNNVKFKFPHGKWSLVVSSYLRDIRDDEKIVEGGKELEIEGRTALVYRRIEY